AAACCATTTACTGATGATTGTGCTGATGGTCTATGTAAAGCGGCGCAGGTTAGTAAAAATACCTACGCGACTGCAGCAGGAACAATTACTGTCAACGGTACTTCAAGCGTTGAGGCATGGATTCGAGAGGATGATAAGTGCTTTAATTCTGAAAATAGAAAGAAAACAAAATGCATTGATGTGAATGGAATAAAATATCCAGGTGTAAATAGTGGTGCGAAAAAAGATGCGCGTTATATCATCGAATACCTAAGCACCAATCCTACCGACAACCGTACCATTTACCGCGTTACCGCCAAAGCATGGGGAAAAAACGAAAATACGGTGGTTATACTACAATCTTATGTGGCCAACGAATAAAATAAATAGATAAAATCATGAATACGTCTATCACTAAATCTCAAGGGTTTACGCTGGTTGAGATGCTGATTGTTGTTGCCATTATTGGCATCCTCAGTACCATCGCTTACCCTTCCTATATCCGATACATCGAACGTGGCTACCAATCCCAAGCACATACGGAACTGCTTGCTATTAACAATGCCTTAAAAACCGAATTAGTCAAAAATCCTACCCTTAAAATAAAAGATGAAATTGAGGGAGATACGGGATTGGTTAAGACCTACAAAGCTGCGCCCGAGGTTGCTGCCAAATACGACTTCAGCGGTGAAATGAAAAATAAGGACGCTAAAAATAGCAGGGCTTATTATCTTTTTGCCACTCCAAAAACCGGTACTGATTACAAACTTTCCGTTTGGATGGATAGTTTGGGCAATGCCTATAAATGTACTGATGCAGAATCGGCTAAAGCCAAGTTAACAAGCAAAAACGGCAATACAGGCTGTGAACAGGTAGGTTGAGACCTTTGCAAAAAAGCCTTTCCCCCAACAGCCGAAACCCAAACACAGGTTTTCGTCTATTTCCGCCCCTAATTGCTCCTGATTTTACCCAAATACCCCCTTAATCCTCCCCGGATACCCGATAATCAGGCATCCGGGCCGCCTTTTAGGCGGCAACAGGCACACTTAGCCTGTTAGCCGCTTTCAACAGGTTCAAACACATCGCCTTCAGATGGCTTTGCGCACTCACTTTACACAGACCAAAATAGGCTGCCCGGGCGTAGCGGAATTTACGGTGCAGCGTACCGAAGCTTTGTTCGACCACATAACGGGTCTTCGACAAATATCGGTTGCGTTTGGTTTGCGCTTCCGTCAGCGGACGGTTGCGGCAGGCTTTGCGCATAATGCCGTCTAACAACTGATGCTCTTTCAGATGTTGCCGGTTTTCCTTACTGTCGTAGCCTTTGTCGGCATAGACGGTCGTACCTTCGGCAATGCCTTCCAACAAAGGGGACAGATGGTTGCACTCATGGGTATTGGCAGGAGTGATGTGCAGTTTCTCGATATATAGCTAATTAAAAACAAAATAGCACAATACTCAACTTTGAAGGTCTAACCATGGCATACTCTGCGGACTTGAGAAACAAAGCTTTAAACTATTACGAACAATGCAAAAACATCAGCCAAACCGCAGCAACATTTAACTTGTCAAGAAACACGCTTTACCTGTGGATTCGCCTTAAAAAACAAACAGGCAGCCTAAAACATCAAGTTACCGGTCTAAATGCCGTCAAATTGGATAGGCAAAAACTGGCTCAATATGTTGGGCAACACCCGGATGCCTATCTGCATAAAATCGCCAAACATTTTGATTGTACGCCAGCCGCCGTTTGCTATGCACTCAAACAGATGGGGATGATGCGCAAAAAAAGACCACCACTTACAAAGAACAAGATCCGGCCAAAGTGACGCATTATTTGACACAGCCGGCCGAATTTTCTGACTACCAACGCGTTTATTTAGATGAAACAGGATTTGACCGCTACCTGTTCCGTCCCTATGCCCGCGGCCTGAAAGGGCAAATAGTGAAAGCGCAGATAAGTGGAAAAAGATACCGACGCTTATCTCTGGTGTCCGCACAAGTCGGCAACCGGCTGATTGCTCCGATGGTTTATCAAAATACGATGACCGGAGTCTTTTTTGAAGCGTGGTTTCAGCAATGCCTACTGCCCGCATTGACTCAAAAATCGGTGATTATTTTAGATAATGCACGATTTCACCGTATGGGTGTCTTACGGAAAATGGCGGGAAAATTGGGACATAAGGTATTGCCTCTTGCACCTTATTCGCCTGAGCTCAACCCGATTGAGAAGGTGTGGGCGAATATTAAGCGGTATCTGCGAACCGTTTTGTCTGATTACGCCCGATTTGACGATGCGCTACTGTCCTATTTTGATTTTAATTGACTATAGCCTTCCTCATCGGTACGGGTATGTTGTTTGTAACCGAGTTTGTAGAGGCCGTTTTTCTTTGTCCAACGGGCATCTTTATCTTTACTCGGTGTGGTTTGGCCGCTGACTTGTCCTTTCTCATCAACTTCTATGGCCTGACGCTGTTTGCCGCCGGCAGTCTGAATAATGGTGGCATCAATGACGGCAGCGGATGCCTTCTCTACTTTTAGGTTTTTTTCGGCCAGTTGTCGGTTAATCAGTTCCAGCAATTCGGACAGGGTGTCGTCTTGCGCCAGCCAGTTACGGTAGCGGCATAAGGTGCTGTAATCGGGGATGCTCAGTTCGTCAAAACGGCAAAACAGGTTGAAATCGATGCGGGTGATGAGGCTGTGTTCGAGTTCGGGATCGGAGAGGCTGTGCCATTGTCCGGGCAGGACGGCTTTGAACATGGACAACAGGGGATAGGCGGGACGGCCGCGGTGGTCTCTAAGGTAACGGGTTCTTTGACGGTTCAGGTATTGTTCGATCGGGTGCCAATCAATCACCTGATCTAACTTCAATCGTGGGAAGCGGTCGATGTGTTTGGCAATCATGGCTTGGGCGGTTTGCCGGAAGAAGGTGCTCATGAGAAAGCCCCTAAATGTCTGAGTAGGAATTTAGGGGATTTTGGGAAATTTTGCAAAGGTCTCTTATAGTGGATTAATTTTAAAACCGGTCGGGCGTTGTCCTGTCTTGATTCAGTATGAAGTTAATTTGTTGTAAATATTTGAATAAAAGAGGTTTTATTTATTATTTTAAAAAATCGATTAGCACTCAAACCATCGTAATTTTGCCCGTTGTATAACCATTTTGATAAGCGGTATGAATTTGATATTTAATGGTAGTTACTAATTTATTTATTTTTTGATATGATAAGTAAATTTTTTAAAAAGGTAAAAACTATGAAAGGTATAGTGGATTAAATTTAAATCAGGACAAGGCGACGAAGCCGCAGACAGTACAGATAGTACGGCAAGGCGAGGCAACGCCGTACTGGTTTAAAGTTAATCCACTATATTATCAGGCTGGGAGATTCGACTACTCATGGAGGCGTTGTGGTTCAAGCGTCTTCGGATATGGTCATTGAAGGAAAGCCTGCCGCTCTGGTAGGCGATTTGGTTTCTTGCCCCATACCTGGGCATGGAACCAATCCGATTATCGAAGGCAGTCAATATATGTCGTTTAAAGGGCGCGATGTCGCTGTGGACGGTTGTAAAACTGCATGCGGCTGCGCTTTGATCAGCAGTATGCCGACTGTCGGAAGCGACTAAGGGGAATGGAATCTGCACGGAGTTAAAGTGCCGGGTTGTCTGAAATAAGATACAAAATTGCATAATCCTTTTAGTGTCACAGGTTTTTAGGGGCGCATGCCTGATTCGGGGCAGGTTTGGCAAAAAGCCTTTCATCTTAATAATTCAAAAGTTCTGATATTCAAAATACAGATTAAGTTTTTAGATTTTAAGTTTATTTTTCGGAAGTTATTATGAAGCCAATTTTTACTGGCATAGTGGTTATTATTCTAAGCATCGTCAGTGCAGTCTTACTCTACTTTTTAGGTCATAAATTCGGAATTGATACATCTGCAGCCAAAGCGGTTGTTTGGGCATGTATCACAGTAGTGACCTCGTTGATATTCTTTATCCCTCTGTTGACGCGAATGCTTTGGTCAGGCGTGTCCGA
Above is a window of Neisseria mucosa DNA encoding:
- a CDS encoding pilus assembly protein PilX is translated as MRRPITLNHPAKASAQTGFALFIVLMIMIVIALLVVTATQSYNTEQRISTNDADHKFATTLAEAALREGENHIYEIEDGKKPFTDDCADGLCKAAQVSKNTYATAAGTITVNGTSSVEAWIREDDKCFNSENRKKTKCIDVNGIKYPGVNSGAKKDARYIIEYLSTNPTDNRTIYRVTAKAWGKNENTVVILQSYVANE
- a CDS encoding prepilin-type N-terminal cleavage/methylation domain-containing protein, whose amino-acid sequence is MNTSITKSQGFTLVEMLIVVAIIGILSTIAYPSYIRYIERGYQSQAHTELLAINNALKTELVKNPTLKIKDEIEGDTGLVKTYKAAPEVAAKYDFSGEMKNKDAKNSRAYYLFATPKTGTDYKLSVWMDSLGNAYKCTDAESAKAKLTSKNGNTGCEQVG
- a CDS encoding IS630 family transposase (programmed frameshift) codes for the protein MAYSADLRNKALNYYEQCKNISQTAATFNLSRNTLYLWIRLKKQTGSLKHQVTGLNAVKLDRQKLAQYVGQHPDAYLHKIAKHFDCTPAAVCYALKQMGMMRKKRPTTYKEQDPAKVTHYLTQPAEFSDYQRVYLDETGFDRYLFRPYARGLKGQIVKAQISGKRYRRLSLVSAQVGNRLIAPMVYQNTMTGVFFEAWFQQCLLPALTQKSVIILDNARFHRMGVLRKMAGKLGHKVLPLAPYSPELNPIEKVWANIKRYLRTVLSDYARFDDALLSYFDFN
- a CDS encoding PAAR domain-containing protein, coding for MHYIIRLGDSTTHGGVVVQASSDMVIEGKPAALVGDLVSCPIPGHGTNPIIEGSQYMSFKGRDVAVDGCKTACGCALISSMPTVGSD